A window of Roseiflexus castenholzii DSM 13941 genomic DNA:
CGGCACGGCGACGATCAGCGGCACGCCGACGGCAGGCGGGGTCTTCCCGCTCACAATTACGGCCGCCAACGGCGTGAACCCGAACGCCACGCAAACCTTCACGCTGATCGTCAATCAGGCGCCGGCCATCACCAGCCCCAACACCGCCACGTTCACCGTTGGGCAGGCGGGTTCGTTCACCGTCACCGCCACCGGCTATCCGACGCCGACGCTGAGTGTGAGCGGCGCATTGCCTTCCGGCGTCACGTTTACGCCCAACTCCAACGGCACGGCGACGATCAGCGGCACGCCGACGGCAGGCGGGGTCTTCCCGCTCACAATTACGGCCGCCAACGGCGTGAACCCGAACGCCACGCAAACCTTCACGCTGATCGTCAATCAGGCGCCGGCCATCACCAGCCCCAACACCGCCACGTTCACCGTTGGGCAGGCGGGTTCGTTCACCGTCACCGCCACCGGCTATCCGACGCCGACGCTGAGTATGAGCGGCGCATTGCCTTCCGGCGTCACGTTTACGCCCAACTCCAACGGCACGGCGACGATCAGCGGCACGCCGACGGCAGGCGGGGTCTTCCCGCTCACAATTACGGCCGCCAACGGCGTGAACCCGAACGCCACGCAAACCTTCACGCTGATCGTCAATCAGGCGCCGGCCATCACCAGCCCCAACACCACCACGTTCACCGTTGGGCAGGCGGGTTCGTTCACCGTCACCGCCACCGGCTATCCGACGCCGACGCTGAGTATGAGCGGCGCATTGCCTTCCGGCGTCACGTTTACGCCCAACTCCAACGGCACGGCGACGATCAGCGGCACGCCGACGGCAGGCGGGGTCTTCCCGCTCACAATTACGGCCGCCAACGGCGTGAACCCGAACGCCACGCAAACCTTCACGCTGATCGTCAATCAGGCGCCGGCCATCACCAGCCCCAACACCGCCACGTTCACCGTTGGGCAGGCGGGTTCGTTCACCGTCACCGCCACCGGCTATCCGACGCCGACGCTGAGTGTGAGCGGCGCATTGCCTTCCGGCGTCACGTTTACGCCCAACTCCAACGGCACGGCGACGATCAGCGGCACGCCGACGGCAGGCGGGGTCTTCCCGCTCACAATTACGGCCGCCAACGGCGTGAACCCGAACGCCACGCAAACCTTCACGCTGATCGTCAATCAGGCGCCGGCCATCACCAGCCCCAACACCGCCACGTTCACCGTTGGGCAGGCGGGTTCGTTCACCGTCACCGCCACCGGCTATCCGACGCCGACGCTGAGTATGAGCGGCGCATTGCCTTCCGGCGTCACGTTTACGCCCAACTCCAACGGCACGGCGACGATCAGCGGCACGCCGACGGCAGGCGGGGTCTTCCCGCTCACAATTACGGCCGCCAACGGCGTGAACCCGAACGCCACGCAAACCTTCACGCTGATCGTCAATCAGGCGCCGGCCATCACCAGCCCCAACACCACCACGTTCACCGTCGGGCAGGCGGGTTCGTTCACCGTCACCGCCACCGGCTATCCGACGCCGACGCTGAGCGTGAGCGGCGCATTGCCTTCCGGCGTCACGTTTACGCCCAACTCCAACGGCACGGCTACGATCAGCGGGACGGCGACGGCAGGCGGGGTCTTCACGCTCACAATTACGGCCGCCAACGGCGTGAACCCGAACGCCACGCAAACCTTCACGCTGAAGGTGGAGCAGAATCAGTTCCGGGTCTTCCTGCCGCTGGTCGTTCGGTAAGAAGACGCAACGATCACGGTAAAACAGGACGCATCTGAATGACGATACGCCAGAATGCTGCTGATACCAGCAGCATTCTGGCGCGTTTACGTTTTGCGATCAAGCGTTTCAGTATCTACCGGCGTGGGGGCAGTCTGAGGCATTTACTCTTGTGCGGGGCGCTGCCACATTCAGTGCGATCTTACTGAGCCGTAATCGCCGTCGGCTGGCGCAGCAGCGCAGCAATGTCGCGCTCGATCTTTTCCGGCGTATCGGTGGGGGCGTAACGGCGACGCACTTTCCCCTGGCGGTCCACCAGAAACTTGGTGAAGTTCCACGGAATCGTCTGGATGCCCAACAATCCCGGCTTTTCCGCTTTCAGCAGCGCGAACAATGGATGGGTGTTCGGACCGTTGACATCCACCTTCTCAAAGATCGGAAAACTGACCCCATAGTTGCGCGTGCAGAACTGCTGGATGGCGTTCGGATCGTCGTATTCCTGCCCGGCGAACTGGTCGCACGGGAATCCGAGCACAACAAAACCTTCGTCGCGGTAGCGGCGGTAGAGGGTTTCGAGACCGGCATACTGCGGCGCAAATCCACATTTGCTGGCGACGTTGACGATCAGCAGCACCCGGTTCCGGTAGTCGCTGAGCGGCTGCGGTGTGCCGTCAATGCGGTTGGCGGTGATGTCGTATATGCCCATGGTGTGTGCGTCCTCTCGACGAATATGTGCAATACCTGTGCAAGTAGTATGCGCGATTTTACGCATCATGTCAAATCTGATGATTGACATTCCTCTTCGCAAGTGATAGCATATATCACAAACGTATTCCCTGGACCACGGACGAGCCAATGCCATTGTACACCTACACCTGCCCGGAGTGTGAGATCGAAATCGAAGAACTCCGCCCTTCCTGGCGCGCCGATGAGCCGGTCGAATGTCCGGTCTGCCACGGGCTGTGCGTGCGCGATTGGAGCAGTTTCAGCATTCGGTCGCGCAATGCGCCCAAGCCGGTCTACGCCAGCCCGGCACAGGTTGCGCGGGCGCTCCACGGTCCCGGTTGCCCCTGCTGCATCCCGCGCCGGCGATCATGATGATATGGTAGTCAATCAGGAGTTTGTGATATGTCTATCGACACGCCGCTCAAACCGGTTCCGGTGACCATCCTTACCGGGTTCCTCGGCGCCGGAAAAACGACGCTGCTCAACCGCATCCTCCACGCCGACCACGGCTTGAAGGTGGCGGTGCTGGTGAATGATTTCGGCAGCATCAATATCGACACGCAACTCGTGGTCGGCGTGGAGGGCGAGACGATTTCGCTCGCCAACGGATGCATCTGTTGCACTATCCGCGGCGACTTGCTCAAGACGGCGCTGCTGCTGCTGGATCGCGCGGAACCGCCCGAATATCTGATCATCGAGGCGAGTGGCGTGAGCGATCCGTGGGCAGTGGCGGAAACGTTCGATCTTCCTGAATTGCGCTCCTTCTTCCGCCTCGATTCGGTCATTACGGTGGTCGATGCTGAATATGTGCGGCAGCAGCAGTACTATGAGGACCTGATCATCCATCAGATCAGCGCAGCCGATGTGGTGGTGCTGAGCAAGGTCGATCTGGTCACTGAGGAGCAGCGCGCCGATGTGGAGCAGTGGGTGCGCCAGATTGTGCCCCGCGTCCGCATTCTGCCTGCCATCCACGGCGATGTGCCCATGAGCCTGATCCTTGGCGTCGGTCGCTACAACCTCGAAGTGCAACCACGGATTGTCGTCCCCCGCCACGACCACGAGCACGACCATCACCATGATCACGAGCACGGTCCGCACTGTGATCATGACCATGGTGATGGTGATCAGCAGCACGATCATCACCACGACCACAGCGCCGAATTCAGCACGTGGAGTTATGTGCATGACCATCCCTTCAGCCTGAAGAAGTTGCGCACTGCGCTCCAGGACCTGCCGGCGACGATCTTTCGCGGCAAGGGGGTGCTCTATCTGGCAGAAACGCCGCAACGCCGCGCCATTTTGCAGATCGTCGGCGTGCGAATTACCGTGACGGTTGGAGAGCCTTGGGGTGATGCAACTCCCGTCACACAGATGGTGTTCATTGGCGCACCTGGCGGATTGGACGGCGCAAGTCTTACGGCTGCATTCGACGCATGCCTGACCAACGCGCCAGGACAGGAGCAGATTGCCGGGCAGCAATCGTGGTTCCGCCGGGTATTTGGGGGTGGTTAGGGGTCATGGATCGAGGAAGGGGTGAAATATCACCCGGGGGCTGCTTCAAGGACGGCAACGGTCCGACGAGGCTGCGGTTTGCGCAGGAACAATCCACGCATGACCCGGCGGAGCGGCGTGACTGAGCGCGCCTGTAGGGGCAAAACCAGTAATCCACGCATAATACGGTGGAGCGGCTGTCTGATCGTATGGTCGAACACCCTGATCGGCAGCCGCCGCTCCACGAGATGTGCGCTGCATCCCAAAGCCTTGTCGCCTCACCGGGTTGGAGCGGACGCGCCGAGCAGGGCGAAGCAGAGGCACGGAGGCATTCTGAGCGTCAGCGAACGATACGCAGGATTGTATCCCGATAGAGCGCCGCGTCCGAGAGCGGATTCGTCGGCTCTCCTCCCGACCATGGAACCCCACCGCGAACGTGAACCCACACACGCTGATTGACCGTATCTTGCCACATACTGTTATCCGTCGCCAGCAGCGCCGCCATCGATGAGACCGGCGTCAGATCGCGGCGATCAGGCGATCCCGGCGCAGCGTACTCATAGGATTGCCGCGTCGTCAGGTAGGCGCGCGCCGTCACGCTGCCACTGAACGGAACGGCAAGGATGACCTGATCGGCAGGAGAGTGCATATTTGTCAACTCCAGTTTTACTTCGTGCGATGGCGGCGGCAGGCTGTTGGCAGCATCACGGAACTCGATCAGATAGCGTCCTCCAGGAACGGCTGCAAAATGCCGCATCCACGGCATAATCCCGAAGGTGTTCCGTCCGCTGCCACTCCCCTCCTCCACGATCCATTGTGCCATGGGTTGAAGCGCATCATCGAGCCGGGTAACGGTCAGTGGCATACGTGGCTTAAACGGGTCGCCTCCATCGATACGAAAACCAGCGACGCCATAATACGGTCCAACACAACTCTGCCCGTTCTGCCCGGCCGGTGCGACCGGCGCACAGGGGCGACCGGCCGTCAGAAATGGCACATCGTACACCCAATAGTTACCTGCCGGTCCCCAGTAGCCATACGGATCCCAAAGCGCGCCGGCGAGCGCAGCGTTGCCGACCGGCGTGTTCAGATTGGGCGAAATGACCCGACGCCCCGGATGGGAGTTGATCAGCCGATTATTGGGATTGCGCACCAGACCGCGATCAACCGGTCGGGTATAGTAGTCGTTGGTGGCAAACGCGCCGCTCGCGCGGTCATTTCTCGGACTCAGCGGGAAATTGACGACGACATTGTTATAAATGTCGAATGTGCTATGATAACTGGCAATCGCAGTATTCGGTTGATCGCCGGAGAATGACGTTGGTGACGGATTGCGATTATTCAGGCTCGTACCAATGATCAGCGAGTCGATGATTCTGCCATCGTCGCCGGCGCCGGCAAAGAACATGCCGGCATTATCGGCTGAAACAAACCGAACGTAGTTCGGCCACGAAACCCGGTTCCACAATCCGTTGTCATTGTTCTTGTAGGTCGTAATATCGCTCAGCGTGAATCGTATGCGGTTTTCATACCTGAAAGGTCCTCCATCAATGGTAGGGATGTATTTTGTTTCGGCAGTATTGCCCGCATTATCAATCGGCGCAAAGTCGATATTGATTCCTGGGCGATTATTCGAATGTGCGACATTATGACTAAAAATGCCCAAAAGGGTATTTATCGGGCGAATCGGAACATTCTGGTTATCTCCGAGCGGTTTTTCGGGGAACGCCAGCCAGAAGCCATTACCGGCAGCATCAGCAGCGACATTGCCGCGCACGGTGTTATCCGGGTTCGTCAACCAGAAACCCGACGGTCCACGGCGAAACATTATCCGGTCGCTTGGCAACAGCGGTTGTGGCGGTTGACGTACTTTCAACACCAGATTGTGCTCTATCAGATTGCGGCGCTCGACCGCGTCTTCCAGAAAGATTGCGTGCCCGGCGATGTCGTAGCAAATATTGTTCCGCACCGTTACGCCATTCGTGCCGTGAATAACAATACAGCGATTGGCGGAGTTCCAGATGCTCGAGTTGGTCACTGTCTGCGCTGTTGCGTCTCCGATCAGTGCGCCATTGGGCGCATACGAGAGCAGATGGAAATGGATCGGATAGCGTCCCAAACGCCCACCCTGCCCCATGCGCCGCAACTCGACGCCGTCGAGACGCAGCACGGCATGGTTCATCACCATGATGTGCGCGCCAAAGCGCTCATTGCGCCAGCGCGCATCGTCCGCTCCCTGAATGACGATCTGGCGCGATAGATTGCCCACCTCTGCGCGTTCATCGAGCGCAAGCGGGGTGATGTCCGTCGTTGGCGTCAGGATCATTCCTGCCGCACTCACGTACTGCAACCGTCCCCATCGCTCTTGTCGCAGCGGTGTGGACAGATCGACCTGAGGACCGTCCGCTGTCTGAACGGTCAACTGCTCCGTCTCAGCCACGCCGTAGAAGTCGGTCGGCGCAACCACAATCTGATCGCCAGCCTGCCAGTTGACGGCATCGCGCAGGGTGAGCCGAGTCGCTCCGGCGTCGGCGTGATCGGCAAGAGTCGTCCAGACCGGAACCGGCGCGAGGCCATAGGCTTCGAACGTTCCACCCATCAACAGAATACCGCGCGTTCCCATGCCCATCACGTCCTCATCAGGATCGGGCGCCGTCAGCGTAATGGTCGCGCGATGGCGGAACGGCGCCGCCGGATCGCCAATGCGCAATCGCCCGTTGCCATGCAGCATAATCCAGCCGGCGCTCAGGTCGAGATCGCGGTTGTCGAACACCAGGCTTCCCTCAATCGTCAGGCTGCGCAGAGGCGGCGGACTGACATCCAGGAGAACGGTTTTGCCCGGCGGAATGCGCACTGCCTCACCCGCCTGCGGCAGGCGCCCACCCCACGTCGCCGGGTTCGACCAACGCTCACCGGATGGTCCTGCGGGCATGCCACGCGCCACCAGCGGCAGAAACACGCGGTAAGCGCCGGACTGAACCGTCAGTTCACCGCGCATATCCTGATCGAAGTCGCACACAAACGGGTAACGTCCAGGCTGCGCAAACCACTGACGCTGCACATCCCCCGGCGCAATCACCGGTGATGTCCAACTGCCATCGACCGATCGCAGTCGGTGCGGTCTGGTGTCATTGTTCCGCCAGACAACCGTAGCGTCAGGCTCGACCTGTGCATCCAGCCGCACAGGCGTATCGCCGGATACAAATGTCATCGATACCGACGGGCGATGTTCCGAAGGCGAAGCGGCGAGGCTCCAATTGGTGGCGAAGAGCGCGCAGATAAGGAGTGCGTACACCGACACGAACAAGGGCGGAGTGCGATGCATGGGTGACACGGCGCCTTTCTCGTTTCGACAATTTCTCAACTTCTAAACTGAACAATAGCATGCTCCATGCGGCGCAGCGCGCGTAGCGATACCGTACCATGGTACATACGCATACTCACCCGATCCGTACACGAACGATGCGCCCACCCGGTGATGTCAACGGGGAGTGCGGGAGTTGGGGAGATGGGGCAATCGGGAGCGGATTGTCCGGTCGGTCGCTCCGGCAAACAGGTGAAGCGAGCGCATCGTTGCACCCGCCGGAACACCACAGAACACGAGGTTCGTGCGGGCGGATCATTGCCGGAATGAGCACAACACGAGCGTCCTTCGGGCTGGGAGCAGATCGAGCAGCGCACCGGCTTTCACATCAGCACCGACCTGGTCGAGCTGTGCGAACTCCGCCCACACTGCCCGGCAGTCGCCAGCTGAGTCATACCAATGACGATTGAAGATGCCGCCTTCGTGTCATTCCGAGCGCAGCGAG
This region includes:
- a CDS encoding CobW family GTP-binding protein, coding for MSIDTPLKPVPVTILTGFLGAGKTTLLNRILHADHGLKVAVLVNDFGSINIDTQLVVGVEGETISLANGCICCTIRGDLLKTALLLLDRAEPPEYLIIEASGVSDPWAVAETFDLPELRSFFRLDSVITVVDAEYVRQQQYYEDLIIHQISAADVVVLSKVDLVTEEQRADVEQWVRQIVPRVRILPAIHGDVPMSLILGVGRYNLEVQPRIVVPRHDHEHDHHHDHEHGPHCDHDHGDGDQQHDHHHDHSAEFSTWSYVHDHPFSLKKLRTALQDLPATIFRGKGVLYLAETPQRRAILQIVGVRITVTVGEPWGDATPVTQMVFIGAPGGLDGASLTAAFDACLTNAPGQEQIAGQQSWFRRVFGGG
- a CDS encoding glutathione peroxidase; its protein translation is MGIYDITANRIDGTPQPLSDYRNRVLLIVNVASKCGFAPQYAGLETLYRRYRDEGFVVLGFPCDQFAGQEYDDPNAIQQFCTRNYGVSFPIFEKVDVNGPNTHPLFALLKAEKPGLLGIQTIPWNFTKFLVDRQGKVRRRYAPTDTPEKIERDIAALLRQPTAITAQ
- a CDS encoding FmdB family zinc ribbon protein, encoding MPLYTYTCPECEIEIEELRPSWRADEPVECPVCHGLCVRDWSSFSIRSRNAPKPVYASPAQVARALHGPGCPCCIPRRRS
- a CDS encoding G8 domain-containing protein, translated to MHRTPPLFVSVYALLICALFATNWSLAASPSEHRPSVSMTFVSGDTPVRLDAQVEPDATVVWRNNDTRPHRLRSVDGSWTSPVIAPGDVQRQWFAQPGRYPFVCDFDQDMRGELTVQSGAYRVFLPLVARGMPAGPSGERWSNPATWGGRLPQAGEAVRIPPGKTVLLDVSPPPLRSLTIEGSLVFDNRDLDLSAGWIMLHGNGRLRIGDPAAPFRHRATITLTAPDPDEDVMGMGTRGILLMGGTFEAYGLAPVPVWTTLADHADAGATRLTLRDAVNWQAGDQIVVAPTDFYGVAETEQLTVQTADGPQVDLSTPLRQERWGRLQYVSAAGMILTPTTDITPLALDERAEVGNLSRQIVIQGADDARWRNERFGAHIMVMNHAVLRLDGVELRRMGQGGRLGRYPIHFHLLSYAPNGALIGDATAQTVTNSSIWNSANRCIVIHGTNGVTVRNNICYDIAGHAIFLEDAVERRNLIEHNLVLKVRQPPQPLLPSDRIMFRRGPSGFWLTNPDNTVRGNVAADAAGNGFWLAFPEKPLGDNQNVPIRPINTLLGIFSHNVAHSNNRPGINIDFAPIDNAGNTAETKYIPTIDGGPFRYENRIRFTLSDITTYKNNDNGLWNRVSWPNYVRFVSADNAGMFFAGAGDDGRIIDSLIIGTSLNNRNPSPTSFSGDQPNTAIASYHSTFDIYNNVVVNFPLSPRNDRASGAFATNDYYTRPVDRGLVRNPNNRLINSHPGRRVISPNLNTPVGNAALAGALWDPYGYWGPAGNYWVYDVPFLTAGRPCAPVAPAGQNGQSCVGPYYGVAGFRIDGGDPFKPRMPLTVTRLDDALQPMAQWIVEEGSGSGRNTFGIMPWMRHFAAVPGGRYLIEFRDAANSLPPPSHEVKLELTNMHSPADQVILAVPFSGSVTARAYLTTRQSYEYAAPGSPDRRDLTPVSSMAALLATDNSMWQDTVNQRVWVHVRGGVPWSGGEPTNPLSDAALYRDTILRIVR
- a CDS encoding beta strand repeat-containing protein; this encodes MTSPNNASFTVGISSVFTITTSGFSLSNPPYFYTVPGTLPNGLEIVSNNDTTGYISGDPAPGTGGVYTFTLYADDENGGIATQSFTLTIYEAPAITSPNTTTFTVGQAGSFTVTATGYPTPTLSVSGALPSGVTFTPNSNGTATISGTPTAGGVFPLTITAANGVNPNATQTFTLIVNQAPAITSPNTATFTVGQAGSFTVTATGYPTPTLSVSGALPSGVTFTPNSNGTATISGTPTAGGVFPLTITAANGVNPNATQTFTLIVNQAPAITSPNTATFTVGQAGSFTVTATGYPTPTLSVSGALPSGVTFTPNSNGTATISGTPTAGGVFPLTITAANGVNPNATQTFTLIVNQAPAITSPNTATFTVGQAGSFTVTATGYPTPTLSMSGALPSGVTFTPNSNGTATISGTPTAGGVFPLTITAANGVNPNATQTFTLIVNQAPAITSPNTTTFTVGQAGSFTVTATGYPTPTLSMSGALPSGVTFTPNSNGTATISGTPTAGGVFPLTITAANGVNPNATQTFTLIVNQAPAITSPNTATFTVGQAGSFTVTATGYPTPTLSVSGALPSGVTFTPNSNGTATISGTPTAGGVFPLTITAANGVNPNATQTFTLIVNQAPAITSPNTATFTVGQAGSFTVTATGYPTPTLSMSGALPSGVTFTPNSNGTATISGTPTAGGVFPLTITAANGVNPNATQTFTLIVNQAPAITSPNTTTFTVGQAGSFTVTATGYPTPTLSVSGALPSGVTFTPNSNGTATISGTATAGGVFTLTITAANGVNPNATQTFTLKVEQNQFRVFLPLVVR